The proteins below are encoded in one region of Sphingobacterium sp. R2:
- a CDS encoding helix-turn-helix transcriptional regulator, giving the protein MIKLIFGGEKICNSGILKFTLAMDGLEKVLLNNAHLQESWSLDEQVAHEMADTPPHYSFDIRTFSHQSFQFRNKTMKQYSSRMNVSEIVLPQGMHVMHSELTSTSDGYLCIDNAVPYIHVFFALNSDRQYYVDGELLGSSSPGYVQSYLFAAPQIIGLWHRRPAESFFEINIPISLFESYLPVDSSLRIKLRRLAEKSQTDILFDESRLISAQQKQIIAELLDTEMDKEWKSLYCFGKILELLARTFDQQKVKGIALPIDNNLSPEMKKLMTKAKEIVESRLTDPPSLAQLSVELGTNENYLKKYFKLCYGTTIYGYVTASRMQKAKRLLAKGDRPINEISRFLGYSNPAHFSASFKKHFGVKPKFVQQASMNPS; this is encoded by the coding sequence ATGATTAAACTTATATTTGGCGGAGAAAAAATATGCAATTCGGGAATTTTAAAGTTTACCCTAGCTATGGATGGTTTAGAAAAAGTACTTCTCAATAATGCACACCTGCAGGAATCATGGTCTTTGGATGAGCAAGTTGCGCACGAAATGGCCGACACGCCGCCACATTACTCGTTTGATATCCGCACATTTAGCCATCAGTCTTTCCAATTTCGCAACAAAACGATGAAGCAATATTCTTCACGGATGAATGTCTCCGAGATTGTCCTGCCACAGGGTATGCATGTGATGCATTCGGAACTCACATCTACAAGTGATGGCTATCTCTGTATTGACAATGCTGTACCGTATATTCATGTTTTTTTCGCGTTAAATAGTGACCGGCAGTACTACGTGGACGGTGAACTATTAGGGAGTTCTTCACCGGGATATGTTCAGAGTTACCTGTTTGCAGCACCTCAGATTATTGGCTTATGGCATCGCCGCCCAGCGGAAAGCTTTTTTGAAATCAATATACCGATTTCTTTATTCGAATCCTATTTGCCCGTAGATAGCTCTTTACGGATTAAGTTGCGCCGCCTTGCGGAAAAGTCACAAACGGACATTCTGTTTGACGAGTCTAGATTGATCAGTGCGCAACAGAAGCAAATTATTGCTGAACTACTGGATACGGAGATGGACAAAGAATGGAAATCACTGTATTGCTTTGGTAAGATTCTGGAGCTATTGGCGCGGACATTTGATCAGCAGAAGGTTAAAGGCATTGCGCTTCCAATTGACAATAACCTCAGCCCTGAAATGAAAAAGCTGATGACTAAAGCAAAAGAAATAGTCGAGAGCAGATTAACAGATCCACCATCATTAGCACAGTTGTCTGTCGAATTGGGAACGAATGAAAACTATTTGAAAAAATATTTCAAGCTATGCTACGGCACAACCATTTATGGCTATGTCACAGCGAGTAGGATGCAAAAAGCGAAGCGCCTGCTTGCAAAGGGCGATCGGCCAATAAATGAAATTTCACGCTTTCTAGGCTATAGCAATCCTGCGCATTTTTCAGCAAGCTTCAAAAAGCATTTTGGCGTGAAACCCAAATTTGTACAGCAAGCTTCTATGAATCCCTCGTAA
- a CDS encoding MafI family immunity protein — protein sequence MGLNEADLHKAIEFLYYNKYGLCFETIITQLDENDLKITAPIYNNMLKYKFTIAEQVYQPITNNDIWGLINNAGFEAVKLKKQGFLGRISALFSISNASVGNEADFPLVLKDNLQFALKSKAGERAGRGFMEVKGLPFRISGSKILYNPSDSGQYIWGACMRANGYTYMQVWLVSNLNEWKNLGDSKGDQNAIKARYKAMDKWMTLK from the coding sequence ATAGGATTAAATGAAGCGGATTTGCACAAGGCAATAGAATTTTTATATTATAACAAATACGGTTTATGTTTTGAAACTATTATTACTCAGCTTGACGAAAATGATTTAAAAATTACTGCTCCAATATACAATAATATGTTAAAGTATAAATTTACTATCGCTGAGCAAGTTTATCAGCCAATCACGAACAATGATATTTGGGGATTAATAAATAATGCGGGTTTTGAAGCAGTAAAGTTAAAGAAGCAAGGCTTTTTGGGAAGAATTAGTGCTTTATTTTCAATTAGTAATGCGAGCGTGGGTAATGAAGCTGATTTTCCACTAGTGTTAAAAGATAATCTCCAATTTGCTCTAAAATCCAAGGCGGGAGAAAGAGCTGGAAGGGGATTTATGGAAGTTAAAGGTTTACCATTCAGAATAAGTGGATCAAAAATACTTTATAATCCTTCTGATTCGGGACAGTATATATGGGGGGCATGTATGAGAGCTAATGGATATACTTATATGCAAGTATGGTTAGTATCAAATCTTAATGAATGGAAAAATTTAGGTGATTCAAAAGGAGATCAAAATGCGATTAAAGCTCGATACAAGGCTATGGATAAATGGATGACCTTAAAATAG
- a CDS encoding PepSY-associated TM helix domain-containing protein has protein sequence MTLKKTILFLHRWIGLLSGLVVFIVSITGAIYVFEKELFALFHPSYVTVTEQKGEKTLPLSILKANAQRVTDHPITLIRVPATDDQRQVYLFEALKRRPKNDIVGVFINKEIRYWDRIFVDPYSGKVLGKIDVETNFFWIVRQIHQFLYLRRDVGSTIVGTSVLLFIITLLSSIFLWWPKNRKVAVKRLKINFSAKWKRLNYDLHQVLGFYAFFVAIVIAATGLVWSFKWWETGIYWLLDGKRPNKKHEEPKAPENTIDAASEASLDLIWSDVVKSYGAHEGALINIPQNASVANVTVYKKGNTWWSASDTYTYDLRSEKCSFKRLQNDKTLGMKWRDSNYDIHVGKIAGRIGMWIAFVTSLICASLPVTGFYIWYGRKFKKKKQRC, from the coding sequence ATGACTTTGAAAAAGACGATCTTGTTTTTACACCGCTGGATCGGACTATTGTCCGGTCTGGTGGTTTTTATTGTGAGCATTACAGGCGCTATCTATGTGTTTGAGAAGGAACTATTTGCCCTTTTTCATCCAAGTTATGTGACAGTAACGGAACAGAAAGGCGAGAAAACACTTCCCCTTTCCATCTTGAAGGCAAATGCACAGCGTGTCACCGATCATCCCATTACCCTTATCCGTGTGCCTGCTACAGATGATCAGCGACAAGTTTATCTATTTGAAGCCCTTAAGCGCCGTCCAAAGAACGATATCGTCGGCGTATTCATCAACAAAGAAATCCGCTATTGGGACCGTATTTTTGTAGACCCCTACAGCGGAAAGGTTTTAGGGAAAATAGATGTCGAAACTAATTTCTTTTGGATTGTCAGGCAGATCCATCAATTCTTATATCTGAGGCGCGATGTGGGCAGCACCATCGTAGGTACCAGCGTCTTGCTGTTTATCATTACGTTACTTTCGAGTATTTTCCTTTGGTGGCCCAAAAACCGTAAAGTTGCTGTTAAACGCCTCAAGATTAATTTTAGCGCTAAATGGAAACGCCTAAACTACGACCTTCACCAAGTATTAGGCTTTTACGCTTTCTTCGTTGCTATCGTCATTGCGGCCACAGGTTTAGTCTGGTCCTTCAAATGGTGGGAAACTGGTATTTACTGGTTGCTGGATGGTAAGCGGCCCAATAAGAAACACGAAGAGCCAAAAGCTCCAGAAAATACAATAGATGCCGCCAGTGAGGCCTCGTTAGATCTGATATGGTCTGATGTTGTGAAAAGTTATGGCGCGCATGAAGGTGCTTTGATCAATATCCCGCAAAATGCTTCAGTGGCCAATGTTACTGTCTATAAGAAAGGAAATACCTGGTGGTCGGCTTCCGATACCTATACCTATGATCTTCGTAGTGAAAAGTGCTCTTTCAAGCGGCTGCAAAATGATAAAACATTAGGCATGAAGTGGCGCGATTCCAACTATGATATCCATGTCGGAAAAATTGCCGGGCGTATAGGCATGTGGATCGCATTTGTGACCAGCTTAATCTGTGCCTCTCTGCCGGTAACAGGCTTTTATATCTGGTATGGTAGAAAGTTTAAGAAGAAGAAACAGCGTTGTTAA
- a CDS encoding leucine-rich repeat domain-containing protein, protein MKKYIIVFSLSLLTLSVSAQKKKKKEVPPPVVNPIPEAQRVIEQAGNSERMESGMITMPMRAANQVRIKKTDGQELTLENFEELLNTDLSQIQTLALSSSISGKKLDSGILQKVIDEGSQLEELEISNLTIIRFPEIKTVHPTLKRITLSKNELSTLPENISNLTALEEFDCNNPLTTLPSSFAQLKNLKQLGLNGNLFTAFPKEIFSLGKLNFLSLSGHYKSETKLNELPDLFEQLPELKQIGIENAGLTTLPKSIASLKNLEKANFSFNQFTSFPAALQNNPKLVYVPFTNNPLQWEPFLASVKKIKWSGLFFLNDTGLTKKQYEQVQQILSKTNVYYDEMND, encoded by the coding sequence ATGAAAAAATATATTATCGTATTCAGCTTATCCTTACTTACGCTAAGCGTTTCAGCACAAAAGAAAAAGAAAAAAGAAGTACCGCCGCCAGTGGTAAACCCCATTCCCGAAGCACAAAGAGTAATCGAACAGGCGGGTAATTCGGAAAGAATGGAATCCGGCATGATAACCATGCCCATGCGGGCGGCCAATCAGGTGCGCATCAAAAAGACAGATGGGCAAGAACTGACGTTGGAGAACTTCGAAGAACTGTTGAATACCGATCTTTCCCAGATCCAAACCTTAGCGCTGAGTTCATCCATCTCAGGAAAGAAGCTCGACAGCGGCATCTTACAGAAGGTGATTGACGAAGGTAGTCAGCTGGAAGAATTGGAAATCAGCAACCTGACTATCATTCGCTTTCCTGAAATCAAAACTGTCCACCCCACGCTGAAAAGAATCACATTAAGCAAAAATGAGCTCAGCACACTGCCGGAAAACATTTCAAACCTGACAGCACTGGAAGAGTTCGACTGCAACAACCCCTTGACGACTTTGCCTTCATCCTTTGCACAACTCAAGAATTTAAAACAATTGGGGTTAAATGGTAATCTATTTACCGCTTTCCCCAAAGAAATTTTTAGTCTTGGCAAACTAAACTTCCTATCCCTTTCTGGCCATTATAAAAGTGAAACTAAGCTAAACGAACTGCCTGATTTATTTGAGCAGTTGCCCGAACTAAAACAAATCGGTATCGAAAACGCGGGGTTGACTACGCTACCAAAATCTATTGCTTCCCTTAAAAATTTAGAGAAGGCCAATTTTTCATTCAACCAGTTTACCAGCTTCCCTGCAGCCCTGCAAAACAATCCCAAACTGGTGTATGTACCGTTTACGAATAATCCCCTTCAATGGGAACCATTCTTGGCTTCTGTAAAAAAAATCAAGTGGAGCGGGCTTTTCTTCTTGAACGATACAGGATTGACAAAAAAACAGTATGAGCAGGTACAGCAGATCCTAAGCAAAACCAATGTTTATTATGATGAAATGAATGACTAA
- a CDS encoding TonB-dependent siderophore receptor yields the protein MRKIPMLVAAIWSLQLPLSHAQEKQLFNGTVLDEYNAPLAGATITVLKTNQHTATDHHGQFILPTLSKGTYDIRINAIGYKTIKQKVLIDPTHPFTMTFPMFRAEEALQTVEIYGRKEKSYRNTQSFIGSKTETKLRDLPQSVSYATKELIADQGLMRVGEIVKNFSGVNQFTFYDDITIRGFRINGGSNTQLVNGMRTTTGFWKQPLANYLERVEVLKGPSSALFGNASPGGIVNRVTKKPLDEARKSLQFSVGSFNNLRALADFTGPMTSDKTLLYRLNIGYENAQSFRDLQFDKNLVLAPSFSFIPSENTRINFDMVYNDSKSRLDRGQSVFANGDLYSTPISQSMSTANDFLNEQTYMVTASLNHRFTDKLSFNASYMKTGYAEDLSEHRSANAYAVDGKGANIENMVARQVFIRNRKRFVDNITAFFNYNVNTGVLAHKLIAGYDYAQEVLPVGGSQLTASGYRNKDNTGSIAKFDPKKINDYLLDKNGNPVPNVSSFELSNPLKSQQLQDESKYFFAPASTTAVAPTYYHLNALYLQDQLTLGPLQLLLGLRYENYKDIANYKTDQAENVHQDVLLPRFGAVYTINPQINLYGTYVKGYNPQTASALANPNAGGPFDPLENDMTEFGLKTAWLDGKLQASTAIYRINQKNTLYPAPTAANAELMEQIGKERSKGIEFDIQGQILPYWSIIASYAYNDARITEGGNNEELNKQKPNAPRNTANIWTRFSIPTGIAKGLGIGVGANYVDKRNLSLNLNQTIPSYSLLNAALYYSIGKVRLQANFNNITNKTHWVGGYDYIRLFPGAPRNFLLTLGYTF from the coding sequence ATGCGAAAAATACCTATGCTTGTCGCAGCCATATGGAGTTTACAACTGCCCCTTAGCCATGCGCAAGAAAAACAGTTATTCAACGGAACAGTTTTGGATGAATACAATGCTCCCCTTGCCGGAGCTACAATTACAGTCCTTAAAACCAACCAGCATACCGCAACCGACCATCATGGACAATTTATATTGCCTACCTTAAGCAAAGGAACCTATGATATCCGAATTAATGCCATCGGTTACAAAACCATTAAACAGAAAGTATTGATCGATCCGACGCATCCCTTTACCATGACATTTCCTATGTTTCGTGCAGAGGAAGCGCTGCAAACGGTGGAAATTTACGGGCGCAAAGAAAAATCCTATCGAAACACACAGTCCTTTATCGGAAGTAAGACCGAAACCAAATTGCGCGACCTCCCGCAATCGGTTTCTTATGCGACCAAAGAGCTTATTGCCGACCAAGGGTTGATGCGTGTAGGCGAAATTGTTAAAAATTTCAGTGGTGTCAATCAGTTTACCTTTTACGACGATATTACGATCCGGGGTTTTCGGATCAATGGTGGGTCCAACACCCAGCTTGTCAACGGGATGCGTACCACAACAGGATTCTGGAAACAGCCGCTGGCCAATTACCTGGAACGGGTAGAAGTATTGAAAGGCCCATCGTCAGCCCTATTTGGGAATGCGAGCCCCGGCGGTATAGTCAATCGTGTCACAAAAAAGCCGCTTGACGAGGCACGCAAATCGCTGCAGTTCTCGGTGGGAAGCTTCAACAACCTCCGTGCCCTGGCGGACTTCACAGGGCCTATGACATCCGATAAAACGTTGCTTTACCGCCTCAACATCGGTTATGAAAACGCGCAGAGTTTTCGGGATCTGCAGTTTGACAAAAACTTGGTGCTGGCACCATCCTTTTCCTTCATTCCATCAGAAAACACCCGTATCAATTTTGATATGGTCTATAACGATTCCAAGTCGAGACTCGACCGCGGACAATCTGTCTTTGCCAACGGTGATCTGTATTCGACCCCTATCAGCCAATCCATGAGTACGGCCAATGATTTTCTGAACGAACAAACCTATATGGTCACTGCATCATTAAACCACCGTTTCACTGATAAATTGAGTTTCAATGCATCTTATATGAAAACAGGCTACGCCGAGGATCTATCAGAACACCGCTCGGCCAATGCATATGCTGTAGATGGCAAAGGAGCCAATATCGAAAATATGGTGGCAAGGCAGGTTTTCATCCGAAACAGAAAACGATTTGTCGATAACATCACCGCTTTCTTCAATTATAACGTTAACACAGGTGTGCTAGCGCACAAACTCATTGCGGGCTATGACTACGCGCAGGAGGTATTACCTGTGGGTGGTTCGCAGCTGACAGCAAGCGGTTACAGAAACAAAGATAACACAGGCAGCATTGCTAAATTTGATCCTAAAAAAATCAATGATTATTTACTTGACAAAAATGGCAACCCAGTGCCCAATGTATCTAGTTTTGAGCTCAGCAACCCCCTGAAAAGTCAACAGTTGCAGGACGAAAGCAAGTATTTTTTTGCACCGGCATCCACTACAGCAGTTGCTCCTACCTATTATCATCTGAATGCATTGTATCTACAGGATCAGCTCACTTTGGGTCCCCTTCAATTATTGCTGGGGTTACGGTATGAAAATTACAAGGATATTGCCAATTATAAAACAGATCAGGCCGAGAATGTACACCAAGATGTCCTTCTGCCACGCTTTGGCGCAGTATATACCATCAATCCGCAGATTAATCTATACGGAACCTACGTCAAAGGCTATAACCCACAAACGGCTTCGGCACTGGCAAATCCAAATGCAGGCGGGCCATTCGATCCGCTCGAAAATGATATGACCGAGTTTGGATTAAAAACTGCCTGGTTGGATGGAAAATTGCAGGCGAGTACAGCCATCTATCGGATCAACCAGAAGAACACCCTCTATCCTGCACCTACGGCCGCAAATGCTGAATTGATGGAACAGATCGGTAAGGAAAGATCCAAAGGGATCGAGTTTGACATTCAGGGTCAGATCCTTCCGTATTGGAGCATTATCGCTTCTTACGCTTACAACGATGCCAGAATTACCGAAGGCGGGAATAACGAAGAACTGAACAAACAAAAGCCTAATGCGCCTCGGAATACCGCGAATATCTGGACCAGATTTTCTATTCCCACCGGCATAGCCAAAGGCCTGGGAATCGGCGTCGGCGCCAACTACGTAGACAAGCGGAACCTGTCGCTTAACCTTAACCAAACAATACCCTCCTACAGTTTATTGAATGCTGCCTTGTACTATTCCATTGGTAAGGTGCGGCTGCAGGCCAACTTCAATAATATCACCAATAAAACCCATTGGGTAGGTGGTTACGATTACATCCGTCTATTTCCAGGTGCACCACGTAATTTCCTATTGACACTCGGCTATACCTTTTAA
- a CDS encoding EndoU domain-containing protein — translation MFPVTWSHGKIMHAVSDVIVNNKWIQESGKAGSMFTKRGAPVNFKIEGVYEGVKIRLITIHNDVISAFPIK, via the coding sequence ATGTTTCCTGTAACGTGGAGCCACGGTAAAATAATGCATGCAGTATCAGATGTTATAGTGAACAACAAGTGGATTCAGGAATCAGGAAAAGCTGGATCTATGTTTACAAAGAGAGGTGCACCCGTTAATTTTAAAATTGAAGGAGTTTATGAAGGAGTGAAGATTAGGTTAATAACTATTCATAATGATGTTATATCAGCGTTTCCTATAAAATGA